From Salarias fasciatus chromosome 8, fSalaFa1.1, whole genome shotgun sequence:
AACAGGTCGTACAGTTCATACAGATGGAGTATTAGTAAAAAGTAGAGCACGcacaaatataaaacaataaGGGTCTTAGTGTTGCACACACATTTGTAAAgtctgagtgaaaaaaaaatcttggtaCCATTCACagtatttaattcattttagcTACATCGACTCATTCCGTTTTTTTCAACAAGGTGCATGATGACTGAATTCCCATCCAGAAACCCGGAAGAACCTTTTTCTCTATCGAAGTTGTAACTTTGTACAGCAGCTTGACCTCTCGCTCCGCCCCCTCACCGGAAACGGTGTAGAAGTTGATCACTCCTGCCGGCTGGTCGATGTAAACCCCGATCGTTGAGCAATACGGCACATCTTCTATGTCTTTGTCGACGCCGTTGAACCAGATCTGGTAGCGCGTTCCTGACCAGCACAGGCCCCAGGACTCCTCGTTTTCCCCGAGACCAATTTGTCCAGAAGTTGCCCTCCTGCCCGATTCTTCGTAGGTGGCTCCAATTACCACCCACCCTGAAtactccacctcccagtaagCCCTCATGTTCCAAATACCTTCCTTGCACAACACCTTCAATGGAGAAAACAACGAAATACGTACAAAGTTGATACAGTAGTAACATCAGCATTATATCTATTTTGAAGGTACCTGAGGAGAGCATTCATATCTCTCGGGCCGATCGAGGACTGGACAGACTTCCACGGTTTTACGAGACACCTTCGATCCACCATCAGAAATCCACAACATCCTGTTTGCAGTCTTATCGTCCAAAGTCAAATTCAGCCAGTCTGCAGGTTAAATAAACGAAAAGCAAGATTATTTTTTacaatgtatttaaaaaatacaagtgAATCTTGAAAAATACTGCTGAATAATATACATGAGTTAAGAGACTAATTCTGCTCTTACGCTTCATGAGCTCTGCTCTGGTCGTCGGCTCGGGGATTCCCGGCAGGTACACTGAAaccttttctgtaaataaagcAAGTAAACTTGAACACTGACAGACCTATATTTAACTGTGTGTAACATGtatgtttctttaaaacatgCAGCTCCCAGTAATTACCTGGACATGTCTTTTCATTCTTCTTGGATTTCACACTCTTTCCTTAAAATGCAAATCCCAGCGGTTAAAATACGATTTgtttctcacacaaacacaagctcaAAAAATCCAACAATATAATAAATGTGTTCAAGATATTTGACCAGTTATAGAACTGACTGTTGAATCTTTAAACATTTGAATTTGAACAAAATACATGATTTGATGAAGTCCAAAGTTCAAGTTCCATAATAAGATGTAAAAATTCTTACCTGGTTTGGTTTTTTCAGAAAGGATTACTGCAGAATTGGGCCTAGTTGGCATCTTGAGGCCTTTGCGTTAATATGCTATGTCAAGGGTCTTTAAAATTCTTGAAAATGTGCGAGGACTTCCCCCGTCACTCCACTTTTATAGCCCTGACTGGAGGAGTGTCTGGCTAAGACGTCGAGGTCAGTGGAGCGATGCGCCGCGGGCGGCCTGAGGAGGCACGTACTTCAGTCTGACGCATGGACACCAGAGGGACAACCACAGCTATTTGATCCCCCGGGAAACCTGAAGCAACTGTTCAAAAGAGCAAGAAGATGCTCTCCACCACGGCTGAAGGAGAGGAAAGTGGTCTGGCCACGTCACTGTTGTCAGCACGAGTGAAATGGCAGGAAGTGAATATGCTCAAACCGACACCAGCGAGACAAAGATGTCAAGCTATGTGACAGATTTATGACCATTTACTAATAATTTTTTGCTTTAACACTGGCTTGCAGGCTTATAAGATgttctttttaaatcacaatGTCGCTTCTTAGAATTGTGCCAGTTTAATGCCATTCTTGGCTTGTAGGAAACAGGAGTACCAGGAGAATCGACTATCTTCCTGAACCTATCAGGACTCAAACCGGGAAACAAGAGTCACAAAAAGCCAAGACCTCACCGAGTCAAGACACTGTCCCTACAGTTACTGTCTCACTAAACTCATGTTAACTGAAGAAGATGCCAACTCAGTCCTATCTGGAAGTGGAACTAACAAATTAGCAAATATTCAACCTCCTTTTATACAACCTCTCCACCGTTCTAAGCTGGTAGCGTCTCTTAATAGTTCATTAACATTACAATTTCACCCTGTGAAAAGTCTTTAAGCTGACCCCACACGTCGCAAACAGCTGTACTTGCACAATACTGCTAGGATTTCATTACTGACTTATGTGGAGGATTAAGACAGGTGCCACACAGGCAACGGGGAAACAAGCGTGGAAAAGTGGGGCTTATACAACACGAGTTCCACAAGGTGTGGCTTGGGTTACTTCAGCCGGACACCTCTTCCAGAGGGGCACACACACTGCGCCGCCTCGGACTATTTTGAGGGGCGGTGGGGGCGCTCGCGgtcccctctgctcctcctccccctcattCTGTCCGTGGTAAATAAGTAATCTGTGTATCTCCTCTCTTCGGGGCGTCTATCTTGAGGAATATATGTTTTATCGTCAGACTCTGATGATGACCACTGGCTGTCCTCAGATTTCAAGTGTTGTGAAACCAACTTTTGACAAAATAGCATGACAACATTCCAaacactttattattattttattgaatattAGTGAATTTATACACATCCGCTCCTACttatagcattttttttttgttttgctttatttgtgtATTCGATGATGGAACAAGAAAAATACAGGTTTTACATAATGCTTTTCTATATATTCAAAATTCTATATTTATTAGTCTACATACACCAATACATACAACATAACTGTATACATCCTTAACACACAGTACCAATGGAGGAataaaatatgtacaaataCAGAATACACCTTGAGTGGTCCGGTGGTTTCAGGAAAGTCCGGGAGAACAAACGGTGTGAAACTAATTGCACTTTGCTCCCTTTCTAGAAATATACAAGACCCACTTTCTTCCTAAGTCTGCCCTGAAGAGTTTACAAGTAAGAAAAACACCTATATTAGTAGTGCTCTACTGTTTATATGTTGGTGTGACACGCATACGATTGACACAAATCTATGTTAGTAAGAGATTAAGGCACGTAAAAGACAAGCGATAAATCAGGTCAGTTCCGCTTTAAGCGGCGATATAGGGAGCTTAATTATGACGGGAGATATCAGCCAAGACGACTAACTTTTAGACAAGATTTTAGCAAAGCTAGTTCAGGTTTTTAAACTTCTCTCTTTATGACCCTACAGTGAGACTGATTTCCCACCCAGAACCCTGGGATCATGTTCTCCTTGAAGGGATGTCTCATCTCCTTCAGAATTGTCACCTCCCTGTCGTCTGAGGCCTCCTCACCCTCCTTCCCATCAGAAATACCATAGAAGTTGAGGATGCCGGCCGGCTGGTCGAGATATACGCCAATCGTGGAGAACTTCGGTAAATCCCTGATGTCCTCGCAGCAGCTGTTGTGCCAGGCGGTGTAGCTGGAGCCGCACCATCCGAAAGCCCAGGACTCCTCATTCTCTCCCAGGCCGCACGACCCCGCTGAGTTTCGCCTTCCCGCTCCTTCGTATGCGACGCCCAGCACCACCCATCCTGAACACTCCACTTCCCAGTAGCTTCGAAAGCCGAAGATGCCTTCTTTGCAGAGGACCTGTTGGATCGTGGACAAGAACGTCAGCAGGACTCAAAGAAAATATAGCATACCTTGTGATTTACGACTGTTCTCAGTGGGGGCAATTTAATGCATCCAGTTAGAAAGTCAATCTGTCCAAGACCTAAATACACCCGGGAGACCTTTGATACTTAATGCTGTGGCCTGGGTTTTATAATCGTATCAGTCTCCTGCTGAGAAGGCATGTTAATGACTGAATACTCTCATCTTATTTTACACAACTCGAACTGTTCGAATCAGGAGAACCTCCATCTGAATCCCAAAGCAGCTTCCATTAATCTTCATATTGTACCTGTGGAGAATACTCATATCTCTCCTGTCTGTCCAAGACGGGGCATGTTACGTCGTCAGTCATACGAGCCACTTTGACCCCGCCGTCGGTGATCCACAGCTTCTTATTGGCTGTCTTCTCATCCAAGGTCAAGTTAATCCAGTCTGAACAAACAGGAATAAACAAGTCTTTAACAGAATATTTTGGATAGGCCCGGTGGTACAGGGACATCAACGGGTTTTAAATAAAGTTCTCTCACGTTTGAGGAGATCAGCTCGACATTTGGGCTCGGGGAGATTGGGGTCGTAGGAGGCGATCCTCTCTAAGGAGAAAGGTTACGTTCAATAATTAGATCAGCAGAGCTAGTAATGCATTaacactattaaaaaaaaaaaagatgaatgctGCGATAAAGTGTTTTTACCTGCAAGTGGGTCAACAGGTTTGgctttttttactgaaaaacaacaaagaaaatatgaTTTTAACCCGAACGACCTACATTAAGGAGAAGACTGTTCGCTATGGCAGAAGTCACGCCTGTCTCAGGAGGTGGTGAGGCGAACCTCTGCAAAACGGAGTATTCTTAGAAAACCATCTGCCTCTGTCAGATCATCACATCAGCAACTGCATGCTTGTTGGAGCCAATGGTTGATTCATGGCAGGCAGTTGGAATTACCATGCCCCGTCCCATGCTGCGCCATTGGCTTTTAGTCACACTCGGCTGCAGTGTAAAGCTCGGAGCAGATTATCAGATGAGAAGAGAGACATGATCTTGGTCGCTTGGTTTGCATCAGATAAGCTCACTACGTAGAATCGCTGCCAGTAAATAACGACGGGGATATTTTAGGTACATCGTCCTAAAAGTTAAAGCTTCGCTGAAATTTAGCAGATTCCTTTCAGACGTCGTATATCAAATGGGACGATCAACAGTATCACTGATTCATAACTTTCCCTGAGGTAATAATTGATGACTTTAAGCTACATGCCAGGCTGAGCATGTATGCCAGTATTGTAAGCGACACTTTGGTGTCATGTGTGAGTATGCGttctccagttttttttgttaaggACACGGATCACGAAGAGGAGACACTTTATCCTCGTAGCATTAAGATGTCAACATTGTCAAACATAAGTAATGTGGTTTATTTATAGAAACAGGCAACCTCACCTCTAAAATAAACAACCT
This genomic window contains:
- the LOC115393781 gene encoding stonustoxin subunit beta-like: MPTRPNSAVILSEKTKPEKVSVYLPGIPEPTTRAELMKHWLNLTLDDKTANRMLWISDGGSKVSRKTVEVCPVLDRPERYECSPQVLCKEGIWNMRAYWEVEYSGWVVIGATYEESGRRATSGQIGLGENEESWGLCWSGTRYQIWFNGVDKDIEDVPYCSTIGVYIDQPAGVINFYTVSGEGAEREVKLLYKVTTSIEKKVLPGFWMGIQSSCTLLKKTE
- the LOC115393467 gene encoding stonustoxin subunit beta-like: MPTTNRIISNTSDSNKVKKAKPVDPLAERIASYDPNLPEPKCRADLLKHWINLTLDEKTANKKLWITDGGVKVARMTDDVTCPVLDRQERYEYSPQVLCKEGIFGFRSYWEVECSGWVVLGVAYEGAGRRNSAGSCGLGENEESWAFGWCGSSYTAWHNSCCEDIRDLPKFSTIGVYLDQPAGILNFYGISDGKEGEEASDDREVTILKEMRHPFKENMIPGFWVGNQSHCRVIKREV